One window of Candidatus Mycobacterium wuenschmannii genomic DNA carries:
- a CDS encoding C39 family peptidase encodes MARRVDIHARGGAFARACGLVAALYAIAAGLPATSPAAVDVGHVPGVFGEPAVAARFWREQHTSDCAELAVADVVGEITGREPSEQDVTTMAETTPSVSGTGSIWQPWGFTDIQDVPILLGHYGITAENMRTDIDGLKRMLGTGRRIIAHVNAETLWNRPAHREIADHFVVVTGIDTWTGMVHLNDSAIATGRNEVVPIAVFEQAWATNRRAATITR; translated from the coding sequence ATGGCACGTCGGGTCGACATTCACGCGCGCGGTGGCGCTTTCGCGCGGGCGTGCGGTCTGGTCGCGGCGCTATACGCGATCGCGGCAGGCTTGCCGGCGACCTCACCGGCCGCGGTCGACGTCGGGCACGTGCCGGGGGTGTTCGGCGAACCGGCCGTCGCGGCCCGGTTTTGGCGCGAACAACACACCTCCGACTGCGCGGAGCTGGCGGTGGCGGACGTGGTCGGTGAAATCACCGGTCGCGAGCCGTCCGAACAGGACGTCACGACGATGGCCGAGACAACGCCGAGCGTCTCCGGCACCGGCTCGATCTGGCAGCCGTGGGGCTTCACCGACATTCAGGATGTGCCAATACTGCTCGGGCACTACGGAATTACCGCGGAGAATATGCGTACCGACATCGACGGGTTGAAGCGAATGCTAGGGACCGGCCGTCGGATCATCGCGCACGTCAATGCCGAAACTCTCTGGAACCGGCCTGCGCATCGCGAGATCGCCGACCACTTCGTCGTCGTGACGGGTATCGACACCTGGACCGGGATGGTCCATCTCAACGACAGCGCCATCGCTACCGGCCGCAACGAGGTCGTCCCGATCGCGGTCTTCGAGCAGGCCTGGGCGACGAACCGGCGAGCGGCCACCATCACGCGCTGA
- a CDS encoding cytochrome P450, with product MSTVETHVAPSTSAINLPPGPRLPKPLQGLTFALFRRQFVQLASERYGDVFSCHVPIYGPMVVVANPQLAKQIFTTSPDVLGNIQPNLSRLLGSGSVFALDRDDHRQRRRLLAPPFHGRSITNYETIIEEETLREIADWPERTPFATLPSTMRITLNAILRAVFGAEGAELDELRRIIPPWVTLGSRLATLPKPPRTYGRYTPWGRLKEWRARYDAVIDKLIDDERGDPYFDDRNDVLAMMLRSTYEDGTAMSREDIGDELLTLLAAGHETTASALAWTFERVSRHPGVLSALAAEAVTDDNELRQATILETQRSRTVIDAVGRHVYAPTYELGDWSVPRHHTLIVSIARLHGDPELFPDPERFDPQRFVGTKPPSFSWIPYGGGTRRCVGAVFANVEMDVVLRTVLRHFTIEATTAPDERIHARGVAYTPKDGGKITVRRR from the coding sequence ATGAGCACCGTCGAGACACACGTGGCGCCGTCCACGTCTGCCATCAACTTGCCACCCGGGCCGCGGCTGCCAAAGCCACTGCAAGGCTTGACGTTCGCGCTGTTCCGGCGCCAGTTTGTGCAGCTCGCGTCGGAACGCTACGGAGATGTCTTCTCGTGCCACGTGCCGATCTACGGGCCGATGGTGGTGGTCGCCAATCCGCAGCTGGCCAAGCAGATCTTTACCACCAGCCCCGATGTCCTCGGCAACATCCAGCCCAACCTGAGCCGGCTACTCGGCTCGGGATCGGTGTTCGCGCTGGACCGCGACGACCACCGGCAACGCCGCCGGTTGCTGGCGCCGCCGTTCCACGGCAGGAGCATCACGAACTACGAGACGATCATCGAAGAGGAGACGCTGCGCGAGATCGCCGACTGGCCGGAGCGCACGCCGTTCGCGACGTTGCCGTCCACGATGCGGATCACCCTCAACGCCATTCTGCGGGCGGTCTTCGGCGCCGAGGGTGCCGAACTCGACGAGCTGCGCCGGATCATCCCGCCGTGGGTGACGCTGGGCTCGCGGCTGGCGACGCTGCCCAAACCCCCTCGTACGTACGGCCGTTACACGCCGTGGGGTCGGCTCAAGGAGTGGCGGGCCCGCTACGACGCCGTCATCGACAAGCTGATCGACGACGAACGCGGCGACCCGTACTTCGACGACCGCAACGATGTGCTGGCGATGATGCTGCGCAGCACCTACGAGGACGGCACGGCGATGAGCCGCGAAGACATCGGCGACGAGCTGCTGACCCTGCTCGCGGCCGGACACGAAACCACCGCCTCCGCGCTCGCGTGGACCTTCGAGCGGGTGAGTCGCCATCCAGGGGTGCTCAGCGCCCTCGCGGCCGAGGCGGTCACCGACGACAACGAGCTACGCCAGGCGACGATCCTCGAAACGCAGCGCAGCCGAACGGTTATCGACGCTGTCGGCCGGCACGTCTACGCGCCGACCTACGAACTCGGCGACTGGTCGGTCCCCCGCCACCACACCCTCATCGTCAGCATTGCGCGGCTGCACGGCGACCCCGAGTTGTTCCCCGACCCCGAACGATTCGACCCGCAACGATTCGTCGGGACCAAGCCGCCCAGCTTTTCGTGGATACCCTACGGCGGCGGTACCCGGCGCTGTGTCGGAGCCGTGTTCGCCAACGTGGAGATGGACGTGGTGCTGCGAACGGTGTTGCGCCACTTCACGATCGAGGCAACCACCGCGCCGGACGAGCGGATCCACGCGCGCGGCGTCGCCTATACGCCAAAGGACGGCGGAAAGATCACCGTTCGTCGGCGCTAA
- a CDS encoding TetR/AcrR family transcriptional regulator, with translation MEATVAHDATSASADIDPFRQRLLDGLAAAIDERGYRASTVADIVRHARTSKRTFYDQFAGKEECFHELLHASVEMLGERISAAVDPKANWQNQIRQAVEAYVEHIESTPGLTLAWIRELPSLDAAARPSQRRNTQLLTSLLVSLSDTPSMRSADLPPLTEAKAVILVGGLRELTAQVVEDGHSPRDIVEPGVQAAIALLGYRY, from the coding sequence GTGGAGGCAACCGTCGCGCACGACGCCACTTCCGCGTCGGCGGACATCGACCCGTTCCGGCAACGGTTACTCGACGGCCTGGCCGCCGCGATCGACGAGCGCGGCTACCGCGCCAGCACGGTGGCCGACATCGTCCGGCACGCCCGCACCTCCAAGCGCACGTTCTACGACCAGTTCGCCGGCAAAGAGGAGTGCTTCCACGAACTGCTGCACGCCAGCGTCGAAATGCTCGGCGAGCGCATCAGCGCCGCGGTCGATCCGAAGGCCAACTGGCAGAACCAGATTCGGCAGGCCGTCGAGGCCTACGTCGAGCACATCGAGTCGACGCCCGGGCTCACCCTGGCCTGGATTCGCGAACTGCCGTCGCTGGATGCCGCCGCGCGACCGTCGCAGCGGCGCAATACCCAACTGCTGACCAGCCTGCTGGTCAGCCTCAGCGACACCCCGTCGATGCGCAGCGCCGACCTTCCACCGCTGACCGAGGCGAAGGCGGTGATCCTGGTCGGCGGGCTGCGCGAGCTGACGGCGCAGGTGGTCGAGGACGGACACAGTCCGCGCGACATCGTCGAGCCCGGCGTGCAGGCCGCGATCGCGCTGCTCGGCTACCGCTACTGA
- the msrA gene encoding peptide-methionine (S)-S-oxide reductase MsrA yields the protein MTDYSKAILAGGCFWGMQDLIRKQVGVVSTRVGYTGDPSVPNATYRNHGTHAEAIEIVYDPAATNFRNILEFFFQIHDPTTKNRQGNDVGPSYRSAIFYVDEDQHRVALDTIADVEASGLWPGKVVTEVSPAGDFWQAEPEHQDYLEHYPSGYTCHYIRPDWKLPRRASVDS from the coding sequence ATGACGGACTACAGCAAGGCAATCCTGGCCGGCGGCTGCTTCTGGGGCATGCAGGACCTGATCCGTAAGCAGGTCGGCGTGGTGTCCACCCGGGTCGGCTACACCGGCGACCCGAGCGTCCCGAACGCGACCTACCGCAACCACGGCACGCACGCCGAGGCGATCGAGATCGTCTACGACCCGGCCGCGACCAATTTCCGCAACATCCTGGAGTTCTTCTTCCAGATTCACGACCCCACCACGAAGAACCGGCAGGGCAACGACGTCGGCCCCAGCTACCGTTCGGCGATCTTCTACGTCGACGAGGACCAGCACCGCGTCGCGCTGGACACCATCGCCGACGTCGAGGCGTCCGGCTTGTGGCCGGGGAAGGTCGTGACCGAAGTCAGCCCCGCCGGTGACTTCTGGCAGGCCGAACCCGAGCACCAGGACTATCTGGAGCACTACCCGAGCGGGTACACCTGCCACTACATCCGGCCGGACTGGAAGCTGCCGCGGCGCGCGAGCGTCGACAGCTAG
- a CDS encoding NAD-dependent epimerase/dehydratase family protein translates to MSGASSKPKLVIGANGFLGSHVTRQLVATGAEVRVMVRPNANTRNIDDLDVTRFHGDVFDAATVREAMRGCDQVYYCVVDTRAWLQDPAPLFHTNVEGLRNVLNVAVEQQISETLIRFVFTSTYATMARRHGHVATEDERIDRRNLTPYVESRVQAEDLVLQYAAEKGLPAVAMCVSTTYGDGDWGRTPHGAFIAGAVFGKLPFTMNGIQLEVVGVDDAAKAMLMAAERGRNGERYIISERMIALKDVVAIAADEAGVPAPRRSISVPVLYAMGLLGSLRARLTGKDAELSMQSVRMMRAEAPVDHGKATRELGWEPRPVEESIREAARFWAGIKNAKRSSRAAPAD, encoded by the coding sequence GTGAGCGGCGCCAGTAGTAAGCCCAAGTTGGTCATCGGCGCCAACGGGTTCCTGGGCTCGCACGTCACGCGCCAACTCGTGGCGACCGGCGCCGAAGTTCGCGTCATGGTCCGCCCGAATGCGAACACCCGCAACATCGACGATCTCGATGTCACCCGGTTCCACGGCGACGTCTTCGATGCCGCCACCGTGCGTGAGGCCATGCGGGGCTGTGACCAGGTGTACTACTGCGTCGTCGACACCCGGGCCTGGCTGCAGGACCCGGCCCCGCTGTTTCACACCAACGTCGAGGGCTTGCGTAACGTCCTGAATGTCGCTGTCGAGCAACAGATTTCAGAAACGCTGATCCGATTCGTGTTCACCAGCACCTATGCGACGATGGCCCGGCGGCACGGCCACGTCGCGACCGAGGACGAGCGGATCGACCGCCGCAATCTCACGCCGTACGTCGAATCCCGGGTTCAGGCAGAGGACCTGGTGCTGCAGTACGCCGCCGAGAAGGGTCTGCCCGCCGTTGCCATGTGCGTGTCGACCACCTACGGCGACGGCGACTGGGGCCGCACCCCGCACGGCGCCTTCATCGCGGGTGCGGTCTTCGGCAAACTGCCCTTCACGATGAACGGCATCCAGCTCGAGGTCGTCGGTGTCGACGACGCGGCGAAGGCCATGTTGATGGCCGCGGAACGGGGCCGCAACGGCGAGCGATACATCATCTCCGAGCGGATGATCGCGCTCAAGGATGTGGTCGCGATCGCGGCCGACGAGGCCGGGGTGCCCGCGCCGCGGCGGTCCATTTCGGTACCCGTGCTGTATGCGATGGGCCTGCTGGGCAGCCTGCGCGCCCGGTTGACGGGCAAGGACGCGGAACTCAGCATGCAGTCCGTGCGGATGATGCGGGCCGAGGCGCCAGTCGATCACGGCAAGGCCACCCGTGAACTGGGTTGGGAACCAAGGCCGGTCGAGGAGTCGATCCGCGAGGCGGCGCGATTCTGGGCCGGCATCAAGAATGCCAAGCGCAGTAGTAGGGCCGCGCCCGCAGACTGA
- a CDS encoding fatty acid desaturase family protein produces the protein MTQPKITLTPEQADAFGAELDAIKDRVMADLGQRDADYIRKVIKAQRGLEVGGRALLMAGIFPPAWLAGTAMLGISKILDNMEIGHNIMHGQYDWMRDPSIRGQEFEWDTACPADQWRHSHNYMHHTHTNIVGMDRDIGYGILRMSEDQPWRPYYLGNPVYAFLLMVLFQYGVALHEMESERITSGEIRLADKREILQEIWRKTRKQVLKDYVAFPLLAGPFAPFVFTGNLTANLMRNVWSYMIIFCGHFPDGTQEFTIEETQGESRGMWYFRQVLGSANLTGGKLFHILSGHLSHQIEHHLFPDMPAHRYSEIAGEVQEICKRYGIPYNSGSLPKQFGTVVRKILKLALPPKDRDGHVAPKERERVAA, from the coding sequence ATGACACAGCCCAAAATCACCCTGACCCCCGAGCAGGCCGACGCGTTCGGCGCCGAGCTCGACGCCATCAAAGATCGCGTGATGGCCGACCTCGGCCAGCGCGACGCCGACTACATCCGCAAGGTCATCAAGGCGCAGCGCGGCCTCGAGGTCGGTGGCCGCGCGTTGCTGATGGCCGGCATTTTCCCGCCCGCCTGGCTGGCCGGCACCGCCATGCTGGGGATCTCAAAGATCCTCGACAACATGGAGATCGGCCACAACATCATGCACGGCCAGTACGACTGGATGCGTGATCCGTCGATCCGCGGCCAGGAGTTCGAGTGGGACACCGCGTGCCCGGCCGACCAGTGGCGGCACTCGCACAACTACATGCACCACACCCACACCAACATCGTCGGTATGGACCGCGACATCGGCTACGGCATCCTGCGGATGAGCGAGGACCAGCCGTGGCGGCCCTACTACCTGGGCAACCCGGTGTACGCCTTCCTGTTGATGGTGCTGTTCCAGTACGGGGTGGCGCTGCATGAGATGGAAAGCGAGCGCATCACCTCCGGCGAGATTCGGCTGGCGGACAAACGCGAGATCCTGCAAGAGATCTGGCGCAAGACCCGCAAGCAGGTGCTCAAGGACTATGTGGCCTTCCCGCTGCTGGCCGGACCGTTCGCCCCGTTCGTGTTCACGGGCAACTTGACCGCCAACCTGATGCGCAACGTGTGGTCTTACATGATCATCTTCTGCGGCCACTTCCCGGATGGCACACAGGAATTCACCATCGAGGAGACCCAGGGCGAGTCCCGCGGGATGTGGTACTTCCGTCAGGTTCTCGGTTCGGCGAACCTGACCGGGGGCAAGCTCTTCCACATTCTGTCCGGTCACCTGTCACACCAGATCGAGCACCACCTGTTCCCGGACATGCCGGCGCACCGCTACTCCGAGATCGCCGGCGAAGTGCAGGAGATCTGCAAGCGCTACGGCATTCCGTACAACTCGGGCTCGTTGCCCAAGCAATTCGGCACCGTCGTGCGCAAGATCCTCAAGCTGGCCCTGCCGCCCAAGGACCGCGACGGTCATGTCGCGCCGAAGGAACGGGAACGCGTCGCAGCCTGA
- a CDS encoding alpha/beta fold hydrolase, giving the protein MVQMPELDGVDHKYIDLGDGVTIHIADAGPAEGPPVMLVHGFPENWWEWHELIGPLVADGYRVLCPDLRGAGWSSAPRSRYLKNDMADDLAAVLDRLGVGPVKLVAHDWGGPVAFIMMLRHPAKVSGFFGLNTAAPFVKRDLSSIRNIWRFWYQIPMLLPVIGPRLIADRKARYFNMLASWVGGGFRVPDENVALYVECMRQPGHGVAGSRWYRTFQSTEMLRWLRGEFNNARVQVPVRWLSGTADPVLTPDLIDGYGEHIDDFEVELVDGVGHWIVEQRPDLVLDRLRKFLAA; this is encoded by the coding sequence ATGGTGCAGATGCCCGAGCTCGACGGTGTCGATCACAAGTACATCGACCTGGGCGACGGGGTGACGATCCACATCGCCGACGCGGGTCCGGCCGAGGGCCCGCCGGTGATGCTGGTGCACGGCTTCCCGGAGAACTGGTGGGAGTGGCACGAGTTGATCGGTCCGCTGGTCGCCGACGGATACCGCGTGCTGTGCCCCGACTTACGCGGCGCCGGTTGGAGTTCCGCGCCGCGCTCGCGCTATCTGAAGAACGACATGGCCGACGACCTGGCGGCCGTACTGGACCGGTTGGGCGTCGGGCCGGTGAAGCTGGTGGCCCACGACTGGGGCGGGCCGGTGGCGTTCATCATGATGCTGCGCCACCCGGCGAAGGTATCCGGCTTCTTCGGCCTCAATACCGCCGCGCCGTTCGTGAAGCGCGACCTGTCGTCGATTCGCAACATCTGGCGATTCTGGTACCAGATCCCGATGCTGCTGCCGGTCATCGGGCCGCGGCTGATCGCCGATCGCAAGGCTCGCTACTTCAACATGCTGGCGTCCTGGGTGGGCGGCGGATTCCGGGTGCCCGACGAGAACGTCGCGCTGTACGTCGAGTGCATGCGTCAACCGGGGCACGGGGTCGCCGGCTCGCGGTGGTACCGGACTTTCCAGAGCACCGAGATGTTGCGTTGGCTACGAGGCGAATTCAACAACGCCCGGGTCCAGGTCCCGGTCCGCTGGCTGAGCGGCACGGCCGACCCGGTGCTCACGCCTGACCTGATCGACGGCTACGGCGAGCACATCGACGACTTCGAGGTCGAGTTGGTCGACGGGGTCGGTCACTGGATCGTCGAGCAGCGACCGGACCTGGTGCTGGACCGGCTGCGAAAGTTCTTGGCGGCGTAG
- a CDS encoding PaaI family thioesterase, which translates to MTDQLVETMNAALGSTIPTAKNMGVHVVEARRGFAAATVPVEGNGNHFGVIYAGVQFTVAEILGGIISLSTFDSSKYFPLVKNLDISFVGMAKSELRAEASLDDETIARIEAEAAERGKSDFTLEATVTDADGKTVATTKGLYQLRAIGR; encoded by the coding sequence GTGACCGATCAGCTTGTCGAAACGATGAACGCCGCTCTGGGATCGACGATCCCGACCGCGAAGAACATGGGTGTGCACGTCGTGGAGGCCCGCCGCGGCTTCGCCGCCGCCACCGTCCCGGTCGAGGGCAACGGCAACCACTTCGGCGTGATCTATGCCGGCGTGCAGTTCACCGTGGCCGAAATACTCGGCGGCATTATCAGTCTCAGCACCTTCGACAGTTCGAAGTATTTTCCGTTGGTCAAGAACCTCGACATCTCGTTCGTCGGGATGGCCAAGTCGGAGTTACGGGCCGAGGCCAGCCTGGACGACGAGACGATCGCGCGGATCGAGGCCGAGGCGGCTGAGCGCGGCAAGTCCGATTTCACGCTCGAGGCGACGGTGACCGACGCCGACGGCAAGACCGTCGCCACCACCAAGGGGCTGTATCAGCTTCGCGCGATCGGGCGTTAG
- a CDS encoding nuclear transport factor 2 family protein: MKPVFSRDELAAAFATFEQTVAHAAATQNWDEWVQHYTPDVDYIEHAAGTMKGRDEVRTWIRATMSTFPGSHMTEFPSLWSVIDESTGRIICELDNPMRDPGDGTIISATNISIVTYAGDGKWSQQEDIYNPLRFLQAGVKWCKKAEKLGTLDDDAARWMQTYGGMQ, encoded by the coding sequence GTGAAGCCTGTTTTCAGCCGTGACGAACTCGCCGCCGCGTTCGCCACATTCGAGCAGACCGTCGCCCACGCCGCCGCAACCCAGAACTGGGACGAGTGGGTGCAGCACTACACCCCGGACGTCGACTACATCGAGCACGCCGCCGGCACCATGAAGGGCCGCGACGAGGTTCGAACGTGGATCCGCGCGACGATGTCGACCTTCCCGGGCAGTCACATGACCGAGTTCCCGTCGCTGTGGTCGGTAATCGACGAATCGACCGGCCGGATCATCTGCGAGTTGGACAACCCGATGCGCGATCCCGGGGACGGCACGATCATCAGCGCCACCAACATCTCGATCGTCACCTACGCGGGCGACGGGAAGTGGTCGCAGCAAGAAGACATTTACAACCCGCTGCGCTTCCTGCAGGCCGGCGTCAAATGGTGCAAGAAAGCGGAGAAGCTCGGAACGCTGGACGATGACGCGGCCCGCTGGATGCAGACCTACGGCGGCATGCAGTGA